One segment of Passer domesticus isolate bPasDom1 chromosome 28, bPasDom1.hap1, whole genome shotgun sequence DNA contains the following:
- the TM2D2 gene encoding TM2 domain-containing protein 2, with protein MAPPVGYALLCGQAALLLGNLLLLHGRGLPDNDTEPRELPPGPPAAAWAYSDPRAPLVLCTYLPDEFVECEEPVDHGGNATAQQELGHGCVKFGGQAHGEVDHTRVQCRALDGIECAEPRSFLRGSRPCVKYTGHYFITTLLYSFFLGCFGVDRFCLGHTGTAVGKLLTLGGLGIWWFVDLILLITGGLMPSDGSNWCTVY; from the exons ATGGCGCCGCCCGTGGGGTACGCGCTGCTGTGCGGGCAGGCCGCGCTCCTCCTCGGCaacctgctcctcctgcacggCCGCGGCCTCCCGGACAACGACACCGAGCCCCGCGAGctgccgccggggccgcccgccgccgcctgggCTTACAGCGACCCGCGGGCGCCGCTCGTCCTGTGCACCTACCT CCCCGATGAGTTCGTGGAGTGCGAGGAGCCGGTGGACCACGGCGGGAACGCCACGgcgcagcaggagctgggccacGGCTGCGTGAAG TTCGGCGGCCAGGCCCACGGCGAGGTGGATCACACGCGAGTGCAGTGCCGGGCGCTGGACGGCATCGAGTGCGCCGAGCCGCGGAGCTTCCTGCGGGGCAGCCGGCCCTGCGTCAA GTACACGGGACACTACTTCATCACCACTCTGCTCTACTCCTTCTTCCTGGGCTGCTTCGGCGTGGATCGGTTCTGCCTGGGCCACACCGGCACCGCCGTGGGGAAGCTGCTGACGCTGGGGGGCCTGGGCATCTGGTGGTTTGTGGATCTGATCCTGCTGATCACCGGCGGGCTGATGCCCAGTGATGGCAGCAACTGGTGCACCGTGTACTGA